The Bradyrhizobium ottawaense genome window below encodes:
- a CDS encoding AAA family ATPase, with protein MSIAIATPPEETTSIVTRNRIVGFVNDELSAAALRKGLEGANLSIRRGTIRNAIRMLETDTDLFALVVDISGVDDPFTELERLAGVCPPDVRVAVIGDNREITFYRELLELGLTEYLPRPLTRDLVLDKLRPKLLGDVAANQIDRGGHVVSICGAQGGAGATSIAINLALQLAETTKAKVALLDLHLQGGEAAVMLGVRPGPGLRIALENPMRADTLFLERAAIEVNERVCLVSADEDLDAQLEITEAGVRHVLGLLRQRFNYIVVDVPVPFPPSIYPVIALSRHVMVLLESEVTGLRNAHALRTAVINIAGKDRVFTLLNRAGRPGGLPRAAVVKALGAEPDIVVPDLGKGMTEALNLGIPALKHVRKLRRHLAPIVREISGVAAERVSWWRRVLTAHLR; from the coding sequence ATGAGCATCGCCATAGCCACTCCGCCTGAAGAAACGACGTCAATCGTTACGCGTAACCGCATCGTCGGTTTCGTAAACGATGAGCTCAGCGCTGCGGCGTTGCGCAAGGGGCTCGAAGGCGCCAATCTCTCGATCAGACGCGGCACGATCCGCAATGCCATACGGATGCTCGAAACCGACACGGATCTGTTCGCGCTGGTGGTAGACATCAGTGGCGTCGATGATCCCTTTACTGAACTGGAAAGGCTGGCCGGCGTCTGTCCACCCGATGTCCGCGTAGCCGTGATCGGCGACAACAGGGAGATCACGTTCTACCGTGAGCTCCTGGAGCTTGGCTTGACCGAGTATCTGCCGCGGCCGCTCACGCGCGATCTGGTGCTGGACAAGCTGCGCCCCAAGCTTCTCGGCGACGTCGCAGCCAACCAGATCGATCGTGGCGGGCACGTGGTCTCGATCTGCGGGGCGCAGGGCGGCGCCGGCGCCACGAGCATTGCGATCAATCTGGCGCTGCAACTTGCCGAGACGACCAAGGCCAAGGTGGCGCTGCTTGATCTTCATCTGCAGGGCGGCGAGGCCGCCGTGATGTTGGGTGTTCGTCCCGGGCCAGGGCTGCGTATCGCTCTGGAAAATCCGATGCGGGCGGACACACTCTTCCTCGAGCGCGCGGCAATCGAAGTCAACGAAAGGGTTTGCCTGGTCTCGGCCGACGAGGACCTCGATGCGCAGCTTGAAATTACGGAGGCTGGCGTACGACACGTGCTTGGTCTGCTGCGTCAACGGTTCAACTACATCGTGGTCGATGTACCCGTCCCGTTTCCGCCGTCGATCTATCCCGTGATTGCGCTTTCCCGTCATGTGATGGTGCTGCTCGAATCCGAGGTGACCGGACTTCGCAATGCCCATGCGCTACGCACCGCCGTGATCAACATCGCGGGCAAGGACCGGGTCTTTACCTTGCTCAACCGGGCCGGTCGTCCCGGGGGCCTTCCGAGGGCGGCGGTTGTCAAGGCGTTGGGTGCAGAGCCCGACATCGTCGTTCCCGATCTCGGCAAGGGCATGACTGAGGCGCTCAATCTCGGAATTCCAGCTCTGAAGCACGTCAGGAAATTGCGGCGTCACCTGGCGCCGATCGTACGGGAGATCAGCGGTGTCGCTGCCGAGCGGGTTAGCTGGTGGAGGAGGGTGCTCACAGCACATCTGCGATGA
- a CDS encoding type II secretion system F family protein yields the protein MTLESVIVTVLALAMCAAAVSLWLDARERRINRRLAVALPTSHPANLPSIRRLEAGSQDQFLNRLSNYNPDIPYVLRPAYVLLAGAFGAAAILYANSQLGYSIVYASIVAAIAALIVIRGLFGWQQRRFALQLFRQLPDAIQLVTSTVRSGLPVHEAFRALARDMPQPTAGQFAIVCSEVNLGRPAEEAVQAVYRRTQVAEYAIFAVTLAVQLKSGGSLAETLQNLGDTVRQRVALAARAKALAGEVIFSSRALTVSPLIAGGVLYAANPQTVDLLFTDPVGNKLLAYAVLSVLVGALVISWMVRRETEL from the coding sequence ATGACGCTGGAGTCCGTGATCGTCACTGTTCTGGCGCTCGCGATGTGCGCAGCAGCCGTTTCGTTGTGGCTCGACGCTCGGGAAAGACGCATCAATCGTCGGTTGGCGGTTGCTTTGCCAACGTCGCATCCGGCTAACCTGCCATCCATTCGCCGCTTGGAGGCCGGGTCTCAGGATCAGTTTCTCAATCGGCTGTCCAACTACAATCCCGATATACCTTACGTGTTGCGTCCCGCCTACGTGCTGCTTGCCGGTGCATTCGGAGCAGCGGCGATCCTCTATGCGAACAGCCAGCTGGGATATTCCATCGTCTACGCGTCCATTGTCGCGGCAATCGCGGCCCTCATTGTGATACGAGGCCTGTTCGGATGGCAGCAACGTCGCTTCGCTCTTCAGCTTTTTCGACAGCTGCCTGATGCGATCCAGCTGGTGACAAGTACCGTGCGATCGGGTCTGCCTGTGCACGAGGCATTTCGTGCCCTCGCGCGGGATATGCCGCAGCCAACGGCCGGGCAGTTTGCCATCGTATGCAGCGAAGTGAATCTGGGAAGACCTGCAGAGGAAGCGGTCCAAGCTGTCTATCGGCGAACGCAGGTGGCAGAGTATGCGATCTTTGCGGTGACACTTGCCGTGCAGTTGAAGTCCGGTGGCAGCCTGGCCGAGACCTTGCAGAACCTGGGAGACACTGTCAGGCAACGTGTTGCGCTGGCTGCCCGCGCCAAGGCGCTGGCAGGAGAGGTGATCTTTTCCTCACGGGCGCTGACAGTCTCGCCCTTGATCGCAGGTGGGGTCCTGTACGCAGCCAATCCGCAAACGGTCGATCTGTTGTTCACCGATCCGGTTGGAAACAAGCTGCTGGCTTACGCAGTCCTTTCGGTGCTTGTCGGAGCCCTGGTGATAAGCTGGATGGTCAGAAGGGAAACAGAACTATGA
- a CDS encoding CpaF family protein gives MKKFGRREDDAPAHVLAAGVPASAIGLPLPSAGATAAAPNVPSPAPRRDEPAIHQPIIPPSLRERVIEQIEPAVAATVSREVLRRQIEEIIHHIANQERLELSGREQLQLADEIADDMTGYGPLRPLLLDQSISDIMVNGPSNIYVERSGRLERVAVRFRDNDHIASVAQKIAAQVGRRVDESSPMVDCRLLDGSRVNIILPPLAIHSPCISIRKFPSRRLDIAGLIENGSMTPAIGQLLEIAARSRLNVLVSGGTGSGKTTLLNAMSQFIDHTERIVTIEDAAELQLQQPHVISLETRPPSLEGTGQVTQRDLLVNALRMRPDRIVVGEVRSSEAFDMLQAMNTGHDGSISTVHANSTRDALTRIENMVQMGQVNLPSRAIRSQIVAALDLIVQVERMRDGQRRIVQISEVIGLEGEVITTNDIAAFEYQEEDVNGRISGSYKSNLATPKFKSRLVYFGLDGAWAEAMRQI, from the coding sequence ATGAAGAAGTTTGGTAGGCGCGAAGACGACGCACCAGCTCACGTATTGGCGGCAGGCGTCCCTGCATCTGCGATAGGCTTGCCGTTGCCGTCGGCCGGCGCGACTGCAGCCGCACCGAACGTGCCGTCACCTGCGCCAAGGCGCGACGAACCTGCGATCCACCAACCCATCATTCCACCTTCGCTGCGTGAACGGGTGATTGAGCAGATCGAACCCGCGGTGGCCGCAACCGTCTCGCGGGAGGTTCTCCGGCGGCAGATTGAAGAGATCATCCATCATATTGCCAACCAGGAACGGCTCGAGCTGTCGGGCCGCGAGCAGCTGCAGCTCGCGGACGAAATTGCCGACGACATGACGGGCTACGGGCCGCTCCGTCCGCTGCTGCTGGACCAGTCGATCAGCGATATCATGGTGAACGGCCCAAGCAATATCTACGTGGAGCGAAGCGGCAGGCTGGAACGAGTGGCGGTGCGTTTCCGCGACAATGATCACATCGCCTCCGTCGCTCAGAAGATTGCCGCGCAGGTCGGTCGGCGCGTCGACGAATCCAGTCCGATGGTGGATTGTCGCCTGCTGGATGGCAGCCGGGTCAACATCATCCTCCCGCCGCTGGCGATCCATAGTCCGTGCATTTCCATCCGCAAATTTCCAAGCCGTCGTTTGGACATCGCCGGATTGATCGAAAACGGCTCGATGACCCCGGCCATCGGACAATTGCTGGAGATCGCCGCCCGCTCGCGGCTCAATGTTCTGGTCTCCGGCGGCACCGGATCCGGCAAGACGACGCTCCTGAACGCGATGAGTCAGTTCATCGATCACACCGAACGTATTGTCACGATCGAGGACGCGGCGGAGCTGCAGCTTCAGCAGCCCCACGTGATCAGCCTGGAGACCCGGCCTCCCAGCCTCGAAGGCACAGGGCAGGTGACACAACGCGATCTGCTGGTGAATGCCCTGCGCATGCGTCCCGACCGGATCGTCGTCGGCGAGGTGCGCAGTTCCGAAGCATTCGACATGCTGCAGGCGATGAACACCGGCCATGATGGTTCGATCTCCACGGTACACGCGAATAGTACCCGGGATGCCCTGACTCGCATCGAAAACATGGTGCAGATGGGACAGGTCAATCTACCGTCGCGCGCCATTCGAAGTCAGATCGTCGCTGCGCTGGATCTCATTGTGCAGGTCGAACGCATGCGGGACGGACAGCGCCGCATCGTTCAGATCAGCGAGGTGATCGGCCTTGAAGGGGAGGTGATCACCACCAATGACATCGCAGCCTTCGAGTATCAGGAGGAGGATGTGAACGGGCGGATATCGGGCAGCTACAAGTCCAACCTTGCAACCCCGAAGTTCAAGAGCCGGCTTGTCTATTTCGGGCTGGATGGTGCTTGGGCCGAGGCCATGAGGCAAATATGA
- a CDS encoding type II secretion system F family protein, with protein MTSGLSLVALAVVAATASCMLIIREIHIRTLDARVSNAVMGVAGRSAPFQDVTGWFSSLGMRYRRFYAEENLDQLRTILQSSGFNHHRALPTWIGVKAVSMALCPIIAGGAAQLLGKPLLDVLVFTLIGVAIGILAPRLILAVLKRRFDAAIRLGTPDMIDLLVVCSESGMGLESGLARVAQEMQETNPAIARVMSGLLDDLRILPSRSDAFEKLGATSDGLRRFGIMVGQSLQYGTPVGQALRSIAVDLRRERITKLEERAHKLGAKLTIPMVLFLLPAMFVILGGSPILHLVRSFASFGK; from the coding sequence ATGACTTCTGGTCTCAGTCTGGTGGCCCTTGCAGTCGTGGCTGCGACTGCGTCCTGCATGTTGATCATCCGCGAAATACACATTCGTACATTGGACGCCCGGGTATCAAACGCCGTGATGGGCGTTGCTGGCCGGTCTGCGCCCTTCCAGGACGTGACCGGTTGGTTTTCGTCACTCGGCATGCGCTACCGTCGCTTCTATGCCGAGGAAAATCTGGATCAGCTACGAACCATCCTTCAATCGTCGGGTTTCAATCATCATCGAGCCTTGCCGACCTGGATCGGTGTCAAAGCCGTCAGCATGGCGCTATGCCCGATCATCGCCGGGGGTGCCGCTCAGCTTCTCGGGAAGCCGCTGCTTGATGTACTGGTCTTCACACTTATTGGCGTGGCGATCGGAATTTTAGCGCCGCGATTGATACTGGCGGTGCTGAAGCGGCGGTTTGATGCCGCCATTCGACTGGGCACGCCGGACATGATCGATTTGCTGGTTGTGTGCAGCGAATCGGGAATGGGACTGGAAAGCGGGCTCGCACGCGTAGCGCAAGAAATGCAAGAAACCAATCCCGCCATAGCCAGGGTCATGAGCGGACTTCTTGATGATCTCCGGATCCTGCCAAGCCGCAGCGACGCATTCGAGAAACTGGGAGCTACATCGGATGGGCTTCGCCGATTCGGAATCATGGTCGGCCAAAGCCTGCAATACGGAACTCCGGTGGGCCAGGCGCTGCGGAGTATCGCTGTCGACCTCCGGCGCGAACGAATTACCAAGCTTGAAGAAAGAGCACACAAGTTGGGCGCCAAGCTGACCATTCCGATGGTCTTGTTCCTGCTTCCAGCCATGTTCGTCATTTTGGGAGGAAGTCCCATTCTGCATCTCGTGCGTTCGTTCGCCAGCTTCGGTAAGTAG
- a CDS encoding tetratricopeptide repeat protein, whose translation MAPVEPPGGDPVQEPTDVKYYPSDEPVRLGLEHYNRGSYGLSQRYFKDAVEKSPKDVTAWIGLAASYDKLRRFDLADQAYAQAIRLGGETVQILNDQGYSYMLRGNLNAARRKFEKAYSLDPGNPVIANNLELLNGSRRFIERPPNNQP comes from the coding sequence GTGGCTCCCGTCGAGCCACCGGGTGGGGACCCGGTGCAGGAGCCGACCGACGTCAAGTACTACCCGTCGGACGAGCCTGTGCGGCTGGGCCTGGAGCATTACAATCGCGGCAGTTACGGACTCTCGCAGCGCTATTTCAAGGACGCCGTCGAGAAATCACCCAAGGACGTCACGGCCTGGATTGGCCTCGCAGCGAGCTACGACAAGCTGCGTCGTTTCGACCTGGCCGATCAGGCCTATGCCCAAGCGATCCGGCTGGGAGGCGAAACCGTTCAGATCCTGAATGACCAGGGATATTCGTACATGCTGCGCGGCAATCTGAATGCGGCGCGACGGAAGTTCGAGAAGGCTTATTCGCTCGATCCGGGTAATCCGGTCATCGCCAATAACCTCGAGCTTCTCAATGGCAGCCGGCGGTTCATTGAAAGACCACCCAACAACCAGCCATAA
- a CDS encoding TadE family protein produces MMRKLDNRGMAPFEFIMVSVALFTLMFAIFDLGRYAITMQSLRTLASAGARAVMISCYTPALLQSPPQSPAGCIGDPLSTAAKQNAAPFLFFGGLTPTLTVGANSNSLSVTASQANFKMLMPIWGTTLNAPIASNQIPF; encoded by the coding sequence ATGATGAGAAAGCTCGACAATCGCGGTATGGCGCCGTTTGAATTTATCATGGTGTCCGTGGCGCTTTTCACGTTGATGTTCGCCATCTTCGATCTTGGGCGCTATGCCATCACGATGCAATCCTTGCGGACGCTCGCGAGTGCCGGCGCCCGTGCGGTCATGATCAGCTGCTATACGCCTGCCTTGCTTCAAAGCCCGCCGCAGTCGCCGGCCGGCTGCATCGGGGATCCCCTGTCCACCGCCGCCAAGCAGAACGCGGCCCCCTTCCTGTTTTTTGGAGGTCTCACGCCAACGCTGACCGTGGGTGCCAACAGCAACAGCTTGAGTGTTACAGCTTCCCAGGCAAACTTTAAGATGCTGATGCCCATATGGGGCACAACGCTCAATGCGCCGATCGCCTCCAACCAGATTCCCTTCTAA
- a CDS encoding TadG family pilus assembly protein — translation MRSLLRSQRGSVAFATVIALVPLIGVVALGAEAGSWYVTRQHAQNAADSAAYSGALRLSCTMAGAACDTQSVDYRGKEFAAQNGFCNSSPNDATGYPGRNCPTSLPTRISRAVQIDIGNYNAGTFTTPPAGTGNAVRARVSQQQPAYLAAVLGLTNINIPAQAIAVVQQPTKACVLALGPDLGALKLAGNLSNNGTGCALMSDTSVQLASTPTFTGSGWAVYGVSGCTPSGSCSNVSVPHNYFMTYASNPLSKLDTASFNSRTGNTNMPCTLQADGWKHCAPNSAGTGAYGSFTVQNGDKYVLDPGTYVFYKANIKMTGGQLKGAGVTLVLLGDSQLTINGGTADLSAPATNTFSSDLNGVLIDDQAPSKTSNKVTINGGGQVSLGGAIYFPNVDVSWAGTTSSANTTCSQVIAKTIDMSGGGYLSTEGCAPATIVYTQVVALVQ, via the coding sequence ATGCGTAGTCTACTCCGTTCCCAACGAGGCTCCGTCGCATTCGCAACAGTCATCGCTCTCGTGCCGCTCATCGGAGTAGTTGCACTCGGGGCGGAGGCCGGATCGTGGTACGTCACCCGCCAGCATGCGCAGAACGCCGCCGACTCGGCGGCCTATTCGGGCGCATTGCGGCTTTCATGTACGATGGCCGGTGCGGCCTGCGACACGCAGTCCGTGGATTATCGCGGCAAGGAATTCGCGGCACAGAACGGGTTTTGCAACTCAAGTCCCAACGACGCTACCGGCTATCCGGGCAGAAACTGTCCGACGAGCCTACCGACCAGAATCTCGCGGGCCGTGCAGATCGATATCGGCAACTACAATGCCGGCACGTTCACAACGCCACCTGCAGGCACCGGCAATGCCGTTCGCGCCAGGGTCAGCCAGCAACAACCGGCGTACTTGGCGGCAGTGCTGGGTTTGACCAACATCAACATCCCCGCCCAAGCCATTGCAGTGGTCCAGCAGCCGACCAAGGCCTGCGTCCTGGCGCTTGGACCTGATTTAGGCGCACTCAAGCTTGCTGGTAACCTCAGCAACAACGGAACTGGCTGCGCCTTGATGTCGGATACCAGTGTTCAACTTGCCAGCACTCCAACGTTCACCGGCTCGGGATGGGCCGTTTATGGTGTAAGTGGCTGCACCCCCTCAGGCAGCTGCAGTAATGTTAGCGTGCCGCACAACTATTTTATGACGTACGCTAGCAATCCGCTCAGCAAACTGGACACCGCATCGTTCAACAGCAGGACGGGCAATACAAATATGCCATGCACCCTTCAGGCGGACGGGTGGAAGCATTGCGCGCCGAATAGCGCGGGGACTGGAGCTTACGGCAGTTTCACGGTGCAGAACGGCGACAAGTACGTTTTGGACCCGGGAACATATGTCTTCTACAAAGCAAATATAAAGATGACCGGCGGACAACTGAAAGGCGCAGGCGTAACCCTCGTCTTGCTCGGAGACTCGCAGCTCACCATCAACGGGGGTACGGCTGATCTCTCCGCACCTGCCACTAACACCTTCTCCTCTGATCTAAATGGCGTCCTGATTGATGATCAGGCCCCGAGCAAGACCAGCAACAAGGTCACCATAAACGGTGGCGGCCAGGTTAGCCTGGGCGGGGCTATCTACTTTCCCAATGTCGACGTTAGCTGGGCCGGTACGACTTCAAGTGCGAATACGACCTGTTCGCAAGTGATCGCCAAAACGATCGACATGAGCGGTGGCGGCTACCTCAGCACGGAAGGCTGTGCGCCGGCCACCATCGTATACACCCAAGTTGTCGCTTTGGTGCAATGA
- a CDS encoding type II and III secretion system protein family protein, with protein MSGDRVSGNRIGRLLAFGVMGLGAALASSGVTDRATAADRRGSSGGVIVSEMNDVQRVKLVVNKSRTFKVDTAFATIVAGSSDIVDVKSLSDHLIYVQGKQTGTTNVILFDSSMKQIGILDVEVVIDTGNLQQNIRTSTGGQGIRVSASEGQVVLSGVAADAVTAERAMAIATSTVAKGGVVVNAMSVAAPQQVMLEVRFLEVSREAGRNLGVNLYAANANGTNVGNSGLGSTTAVGRAPIGGINSLTRVPTTGGTSNLSPSSTPVGANPAGSLPILGTLGTLAGTAGGIAPAPFGSLLTSIIRTSSGGSVDLLISALETKGLARRLAEPNLTTLSGDAARFLAGGEFPVPIPTQTQNGFPTITIDYKKFGVELAFVPTVLSRGVINLRVEPSVSELDFANAVTIQGTTVPALTRRDARTTVELRDGQSFAIAGLLQTRNRQDVSQLPWIGSVPVIGSLFSSKSYQQEETDLVIIVTPRLVAPAAPGQQLASPLDSRLPANDVDFFLNGQMEVRKRYNDYVNSGGEVKGPYGHIIAPEVRTPVVVPAASADQTVVKTLN; from the coding sequence ATGAGTGGCGATCGCGTTTCGGGTAACAGGATCGGGAGGCTTCTCGCCTTCGGCGTGATGGGTCTGGGCGCGGCGCTCGCCTCCTCTGGGGTCACGGACCGTGCGACGGCTGCAGACCGGCGCGGCTCCTCCGGCGGCGTCATCGTCAGCGAGATGAATGACGTCCAGCGGGTCAAGCTCGTCGTCAACAAGTCACGTACCTTCAAGGTCGACACGGCCTTTGCGACGATCGTGGCGGGTTCGTCTGACATCGTCGACGTGAAGTCGCTGAGCGATCATCTCATCTACGTGCAGGGCAAGCAGACCGGCACCACCAACGTCATCCTGTTCGACAGCTCGATGAAGCAGATCGGGATCCTCGACGTCGAGGTCGTGATCGATACCGGCAATCTGCAGCAGAACATCCGGACCAGCACCGGCGGGCAGGGTATCCGCGTGTCGGCTTCCGAGGGCCAGGTGGTGCTCAGCGGGGTCGCCGCCGACGCAGTTACGGCCGAGCGGGCCATGGCGATCGCCACCAGCACGGTCGCGAAAGGAGGCGTCGTCGTCAACGCGATGAGCGTCGCGGCGCCGCAACAGGTGATGCTCGAGGTGCGCTTTCTAGAGGTGAGCCGGGAGGCTGGACGCAACTTGGGCGTCAATCTGTATGCGGCTAATGCTAACGGCACCAATGTGGGCAATAGCGGACTTGGTTCGACGACGGCCGTCGGGCGGGCACCCATCGGTGGCATCAATAGTCTCACGAGGGTACCCACCACCGGCGGCACTAGCAACCTTAGTCCCAGCAGTACTCCTGTTGGCGCCAATCCTGCTGGCAGCCTTCCGATACTCGGAACTCTTGGGACGCTGGCCGGTACTGCTGGAGGCATTGCGCCGGCGCCGTTCGGAAGCTTGTTGACCAGCATTATCAGGACCAGCAGCGGGGGCTCGGTGGACCTGTTGATCTCGGCGCTGGAAACCAAAGGATTGGCACGCCGGCTGGCGGAACCAAATCTGACCACGCTGTCCGGCGATGCTGCCCGCTTTCTCGCCGGCGGTGAATTTCCAGTGCCGATCCCGACCCAGACGCAGAACGGCTTTCCCACCATCACAATTGACTACAAGAAGTTCGGTGTTGAGCTCGCCTTCGTCCCCACCGTGCTCTCGCGCGGTGTGATCAATCTTCGGGTCGAGCCGTCGGTCAGCGAACTTGATTTCGCCAACGCGGTGACGATCCAGGGGACGACCGTTCCTGCGCTGACCCGCCGCGACGCGCGAACCACAGTTGAGTTGCGCGATGGCCAGAGCTTTGCCATCGCCGGCCTGTTGCAGACCCGCAATCGCCAGGACGTCTCGCAGTTGCCCTGGATCGGCTCGGTGCCGGTGATTGGAAGCCTGTTCAGCAGCAAATCGTATCAGCAGGAGGAAACCGATCTGGTGATCATCGTGACGCCGCGCCTGGTCGCGCCGGCGGCACCCGGTCAGCAACTGGCATCGCCACTCGACTCCCGCCTGCCGGCCAACGACGTCGATTTCTTCCTCAATGGTCAGATGGAAGTCCGCAAGCGGTACAATGACTACGTCAATTCCGGAGGCGAGGTGAAGGGACCGTATGGCCACATCATCGCGCCTGAAGTCCGGACCCCCGTCGTCGTCCCGGCCGCGAGTGCCGATCAGACGGTCGTCAAAACTCTAAACTAG
- a CDS encoding methyltransferase family protein, translating to MSTIALSKTSSYDRTMQLFGGMWFMLLALGVAIKIGSSAHDPWPSLLSSVCLAVFYVLLALLIVTRPPAKAQAKGRLPRIAAFVGTYMPWTIAFFGETDKALPNLASTACVLIGMIMMLVTIRHLGRSFSLVPQARNVVQTGPYRWIKHPLYLAEEIAVLGVVLRSPTPLTAVLLVLHIGIQVCRIHYEEDLLRRNCPEYSAYEASRWRVIPYVW from the coding sequence ATGAGCACGATTGCCCTGTCGAAAACGTCCTCTTACGATCGAACAATGCAACTGTTCGGCGGCATGTGGTTCATGTTGCTGGCGCTTGGCGTGGCCATCAAGATCGGATCATCGGCTCATGATCCTTGGCCGTCGCTCCTGTCAAGTGTTTGCCTCGCTGTCTTCTACGTGCTCCTGGCGCTGTTGATCGTCACGCGGCCCCCGGCGAAGGCGCAAGCGAAGGGCCGTCTCCCAAGGATAGCGGCGTTCGTCGGCACCTATATGCCGTGGACGATCGCTTTCTTCGGCGAAACCGACAAGGCGTTGCCAAACCTGGCCTCCACTGCGTGCGTGTTGATCGGCATGATCATGATGCTGGTCACCATCCGACATCTTGGCAGGTCCTTCAGTCTGGTGCCACAGGCGCGCAACGTGGTGCAAACGGGGCCGTATCGGTGGATCAAGCACCCGCTCTACCTCGCGGAAGAAATCGCGGTGCTGGGCGTGGTGCTGAGAAGCCCGACGCCGCTGACAGCGGTGTTGCTCGTCTTGCATATCGGCATCCAGGTTTGCCGGATTCATTACGAAGAGGACCTGCTTCGGCGCAACTGCCCTGAATATTCCGCTTACGAAGCATCGCGCTGGAGAGTGATCCCTTACGTTTGGTGA